One Micromonospora sp. WMMD1120 genomic region harbors:
- a CDS encoding NADP-dependent malic enzyme — translation MSSSTVDPADPVFVLHQGGKMAVTSTVPLTSREDLSLAYTPGVARVCEAIAADPALVDDYTWVSHTVAVVTDGSAVLGLGNIGPRGALPVMEGKAVLFKQFGGVDAVPVCLDTQDVDEIVAVVRALAPSFGGINLEDISAPRCFEIERRLDEALDIPVFHDDQHGTAIVVLAALRNAATLLNRKLGDLRVAVSGAGAAGVAVTKMLVAGGVDSDRVVVCDSRGIIGRHRTELTGTKAELAASTNADGRHGDITEALRDADVLIGVSGGQIPEAAVAGMAPDGIVFALANPTPEVHPEVAARHVAVVATGRSDYPNQINNVLAFPGVFRGALDAGATRITDAMKVAAADAIAGVVAESLTADAIVPSPLDPRVAPAVAEAVAEAARRDGVARR, via the coding sequence ATGTCTTCGTCCACCGTGGACCCCGCTGATCCCGTTTTCGTGCTGCACCAAGGCGGCAAGATGGCCGTCACCTCCACCGTCCCGCTCACCAGTCGGGAGGACCTCTCCCTGGCGTACACCCCGGGGGTGGCCCGGGTGTGCGAGGCGATCGCCGCCGACCCCGCCCTGGTGGACGACTACACCTGGGTGTCGCACACGGTCGCGGTGGTCACCGACGGCTCCGCGGTGCTCGGGCTCGGCAACATCGGCCCGCGCGGCGCGCTGCCGGTGATGGAGGGCAAGGCGGTGCTGTTCAAGCAGTTCGGCGGGGTGGACGCCGTGCCGGTGTGCCTGGACACCCAGGACGTGGACGAGATCGTCGCAGTGGTCCGCGCGCTGGCCCCCTCGTTCGGTGGCATCAACCTGGAGGACATCAGCGCGCCGCGCTGCTTCGAGATCGAGCGCCGGCTCGACGAGGCGCTGGACATCCCGGTCTTCCACGACGACCAGCACGGCACGGCGATCGTGGTGCTCGCCGCGCTGCGCAACGCGGCGACGCTGCTCAACCGCAAGCTCGGCGACCTGCGGGTCGCGGTGAGCGGCGCGGGCGCGGCGGGGGTGGCGGTGACGAAGATGCTCGTCGCCGGGGGTGTCGACAGCGACCGGGTGGTGGTCTGCGACTCCAGGGGGATCATCGGTCGGCACCGCACCGAGCTGACCGGCACCAAGGCCGAGCTGGCGGCGAGCACCAACGCCGACGGCCGGCACGGCGACATCACCGAGGCGCTGCGCGACGCGGACGTGCTGATCGGCGTCTCGGGTGGGCAGATCCCGGAGGCGGCGGTGGCCGGCATGGCACCCGACGGCATCGTGTTCGCGCTGGCCAACCCGACCCCGGAGGTGCACCCCGAGGTGGCCGCCCGGCACGTGGCGGTGGTCGCCACCGGGCGCAGCGACTACCCCAACCAGATCAACAACGTGCTCGCCTTCCCCGGCGTGTTCCGTGGCGCGCTCGACGCCGGCGCCACCCGGATCACCGATGCGATGAAGGTCGCCGCCGCGGACGCCATCGCCGGTGTGGTGGCCGAGTCGCTGACCGCCGACGCGATCGTCCCGTCGCCGCTCGACCCGCGCGTCGCGCCCGCCGTCGCCGAGGCGGTCGCCGAAGCCGCCCGGCGCGACGGCGTGGCCCGCCGGTAG